ATAGCCGAATCGATGGCTTGCGGCGCGATCTGCGCCGTTACGGACGTAGGCGATAGCGCCAAGATCGTAGGCGATCTAGGCTTTGTCGCTCCTCCAAGAGAGCCTGAAGCGTTGGCAAAAGCGATAGAAAATGCGCTTGAGAGATCGAAAAACGAACCCGAACTAGGCGAGCGTATCAGATCAAGCGTAATCGATCGCTTTTCGCTTGAAAGAATGGCGGATAGGACGCTTGAGGCGCTTAATCAAACTACGATCGCTTTTATTATTACGGGGCTTAATGTTGGCGGCGCGGAGACGACGCTGTATAAGTTATTAGAAAGGCTCGATCGCCGACGTTTTCGCCCTTATGTTATTTCGCTAACCGGAAACGGCGATCTTACGCCTAAGTTTGAGGCGCTTGGCTTTCCTATTCGAGCTATAAACTTAAGAAACCCGTTTAATTTTTTCGCGCTTATAATCGCGCTACGCAGAATAAAGCCCGATATTGTTCATACATGGATGTATCACGCCGATCTAATCGGGGCGATCGCGGCGCGTTTCGCGAGCGCAAAAAAGATCGCGTGGTGTATTCGCAACTCCAATCTCGACAAGGATAAAACAAAACTTTCCACAAGGCTGGTAGTAAAACTCTGCGCAACGCTCTCAAAACGGCTGCCAAAAACTATTATATCTTGTTCCGCGGCGGCGGCAACAATACACGAAGAGCTAGGCTACGATCGCTCCAAAACGCGAGTTATTCCAAACGGATTTGATCTAAGCGTTTTCAAACCCGATATAGCCGCGAGAGCCAAGATCAGAAAAGAGTTGGCGCTCGACGATCAAACGCCGCTAATTGGCTTAATCGCAAGATACGATCCGCAAAAAAATCATATCGGCTTTATCGAGGCGGCTGCTCTGATCGCAAAAAGAGTTTCGCGAACGCGTTTTGTTCTTGTCGGCAAGGGGATCGACGGCGCGAACGAAACGCTTGCGGAGGCGATCGCGGCGAAAAACCTAACCGACAAGTTTTCGCTTATCGGCGCTCGCGAGGATATTCCCGCGATCTGCGCGGCTTTAGACGTTTTGGTTTCATTCTCTTCCTATGGCGAGGCTTTTCCAAATGTGCTGGGCGAGGCGATGGCTTGCGGCGTTCCGTGCGCCGCGACGGACGCGGGGGATAGCGCCTATATTGTCGGCGACACGGGCAAGATCGTTGAAATAGGCGACGCGCGGGCGCTTGCCGACGCCGTTTTAGAAATTTTTGCGCTAAGCAAAAAAGATCGGCGCGTTTTAAGCCAAAGGGCAAGAGATCGAATCGAGAAAAACTTTGAAATAGGCGATATGGTAAAACGCTACGAAGCGTGTTACGAGGAGCTGTTATGTGCGGCGTAGTCGGCTATTTAGGAGGCGCGGTTAGCGAAACAATCGCTCTTAAAATGAGCGAGGCGATCGCGCATAGAGGACCGGACGATAGCGGCGTATGGATCGACCAAAGCGTCGGCGTGGTTTTGGCGCACCGCAGACTCTCCGTCGTCGATCTCAGCGCGGCGGGCGCGCAACCGATGATAAGCGCGAGCGATCGATTTGTTATCGTCTATAACGGCGAGATATACAACCATTTAGAGCTTCGCGCCTCGCTGCCGATCAATTGGCGCGGGCATAGCGACACCGAAACGCTAATCGAGGCGATCGCCGCTTGGGGCGTGGAAACGACGCTGCAAAAGTGCGTTGGCATGTTTGCCTTCGCGCTATGGGATCGCGCCGAAAAAGCGCTCTTTTTGGCGCGCGATCGTTTTGGAGAAAAGCCGCTTTATTACGGATTCGCAAACGGCGTTTTTATGTTCGCCTCCGAGTTAAAAGCGCTGAGGGCGCATCCTGATTTTGACGCTACGATCGATCGCGACGCGCTTGCGATGTTTGTTCGGTGCGGTTATATCAACGCGCCGTATTCGATCTATAAAGCGATCAAAAAACTGCGGCAGGGCTTTTTTTTGACGCTAAAAAACGGCGAACTAAACGAAAAACAATACTGGAACGCGTTAGACGCGGCTATAAAAACGCCGAGAGAGGATTTAGGCGACGCGGAGGCGATCGACACTCTCGATTTTCTGCTTCGCCGCTCGATTAAATCTCAGATGATCGCCGACGTGCCTTTGGGCGCGTTTCTTAGCGGCGGGGTCGATAGCTCCGCGGTCGTCGCGCTTATGCAGGCGCAAAGCTCTCGCCCCGTCAAAACCTTTACGATCGGTTTTGACGAAACGGAATACAACGAGGCGCCGCACGCGTTATCTGTCGCTAACCATCTGAAAACCGATCACACGGAGCTTTACCTAACGGGCGCGGACGCGCTCGCCGTTATCGAGAAGTTGCCAGAACTATACGACGAGCCGTTTGGAGACAGCTCGCAGATACCGACTTTCCTAGTCGCGCAAATGACGCGGCGGCATGTTACGGTCGCGTTAAGCGGCGACGGCGGCGACGAACTTTTTTTAGGCTACGATCGCTACTTTTTAGCCGAACGTATCGCTAAAAAAATCGGTTGGCTACCCGCCATTTTTCGCGCCGCGCTAGCCAAGCCTTTTTCGACTTTGGGGCGCTTTGGTCGCGTCGGCGATCGTCTGTCGAATATTGCCAAAATCGCCTCGTTCAAAAACGAGGAGGAGTTATACCTATATCTGCTTAGCTCTTTCAAGAATCCAAACGAGATAGCGCTGGGCGCGAACGAGCCGCCGCAAATTAGCGCGAAGGCGATTAGCGATCTTAGCCGCAAGGTTCGCTATCTCGATCAGGTCGATTATCTAAGCGGCGATATTCTCGTCAAGGTCGATCGCGCCGCTATGGGCGTTAGCTTAGAGACCCGCGCCCCTATGCTAGATCATCGTTTAGCGGAGTTCGCGTGGAGTTTGC
This sequence is a window from Helicobacteraceae bacterium. Protein-coding genes within it:
- the asnB gene encoding asparagine synthase (glutamine-hydrolyzing), with the translated sequence MCGVVGYLGGAVSETIALKMSEAIAHRGPDDSGVWIDQSVGVVLAHRRLSVVDLSAAGAQPMISASDRFVIVYNGEIYNHLELRASLPINWRGHSDTETLIEAIAAWGVETTLQKCVGMFAFALWDRAEKALFLARDRFGEKPLYYGFANGVFMFASELKALRAHPDFDATIDRDALAMFVRCGYINAPYSIYKAIKKLRQGFFLTLKNGELNEKQYWNALDAAIKTPREDLGDAEAIDTLDFLLRRSIKSQMIADVPLGAFLSGGVDSSAVVALMQAQSSRPVKTFTIGFDETEYNEAPHALSVANHLKTDHTELYLTGADALAVIEKLPELYDEPFGDSSQIPTFLVAQMTRRHVTVALSGDGGDELFLGYDRYFLAERIAKKIGWLPAIFRAALAKPFSTLGRFGRVGDRLSNIAKIASFKNEEELYLYLLSSFKNPNEIALGANEPPQISAKAISDLSRKVRYLDQVDYLSGDILVKVDRAAMGVSLETRAPMLDHRLAEFAWSLPRRLLAREGKSKWLLRQVLYRYVPKEIIDRPKMGFGAPIDRWLREDLRDWADDLLSVDRLKCEGFFNPDPIARMWQEHRSGDRRWHYYLWNILQFQLWLNYIKTNKGDKR
- a CDS encoding glycosyltransferase, whose protein sequence is IAESMACGAICAVTDVGDSAKIVGDLGFVAPPREPEALAKAIENALERSKNEPELGERIRSSVIDRFSLERMADRTLEALNQTTIAFIITGLNVGGAETTLYKLLERLDRRRFRPYVISLTGNGDLTPKFEALGFPIRAINLRNPFNFFALIIALRRIKPDIVHTWMYHADLIGAIAARFASAKKIAWCIRNSNLDKDKTKLSTRLVVKLCATLSKRLPKTIISCSAAAATIHEELGYDRSKTRVIPNGFDLSVFKPDIAARAKIRKELALDDQTPLIGLIARYDPQKNHIGFIEAAALIAKRVSRTRFVLVGKGIDGANETLAEAIAAKNLTDKFSLIGAREDIPAICAALDVLVSFSSYGEAFPNVLGEAMACGVPCAATDAGDSAYIVGDTGKIVEIGDARALADAVLEIFALSKKDRRVLSQRARDRIEKNFEIGDMVKRYEACYEELLCAA